A section of the Labrus bergylta chromosome 21, fLabBer1.1, whole genome shotgun sequence genome encodes:
- the LOC109988508 gene encoding myosin heavy chain, fast skeletal muscle-like, whose product MSSDAEMRVFGEAAPYLRRPERERIESQNRPFDAKSAVFVMDPKELFLKGSLQSKEGGQATVKTDAGQVVTVKDDEIFPMNPPKFDKIEDMAMMTHLNEAAVLYNLKERYAAWMIYTYSGLFCVTVNPYKWLPVYNQEVVVAYRGKKRQEAPPHIFSISDNAYQFMLTDRENQSVLITGESGAGKTVNTKRVIQYFATIAGSSEKKKDAAAAGKLQGNLEDQIISANPLLEAFGNAKTVRNDNSSRFGKFIRIHFGTTGKLSSADIETYLLEKSRVTFQLSAERSYHIFYQIMSNKKPELIETLLITTNPYDYPFVSQGEISVASIDDSDELMATDSAIDTLGFTGEERIGIYKLTGAVMHYGNMKFKQKQREEQAEPDGTEVADKAAYLMGLNSADLLKALCYPRVKVGNEYVTKGQTLQQVYNSIGALAKSVYEKMFMWMVLRINQMLDTKQPRQFFIGVLDIAGFEIFDYNSLEQLCINFTNEKLQQFFNHHMFVLEQEEYKKEGIEWEFIDFGMDLAACIELIEKPMGIFSILEEECMFPKASDTTFKNKLYDQHLGKSNNFQKPKPVKGKAEAHFSLVHYAGTVDYSITGWLDKNKDPLNETVVQLYQKASLKLLAFLYISYSSVDDAAGGGGAKKAAKKKGSSFQTVSALFRENLGKLMTNLRCTHPHFVRCLIPNETKTPGIMDHHLVIHQLRCNGVLEGIRICRKGFPSRILYGDFKQRYKVLNASVIPEGQFIDNKKAAEKLLGSIDVDHTQYKFGHTKVFFKAGLLGLLEEMRDERLASLITITQALCRGFLKRKELQNMMERRESIYIVQYNIRSFMNVKHWPWMKLYFKIKPLLRSAETEKEMANMKVEFAKCKEDLAKSEAKRKELEAKMVSLLQEKNDLSLHIQNECESLADAVERCEGLIKNKILLEAKTKELSERLEDEEEVNAELTAKKRKLEDECSELKRDIDDLELTLAKVEKEKHATENKVKNLTEEMSTLDDTITKLSKEKQALQEAHQQTLDDLQAEEDKVNSLSKAKIKLEQQVDDLEGALEQEKKIRMDIERGKRKLEGDLKLTQESIMDLENDKQQLEERLKKKDFEFSQLISKLEDEQSVTVQSQKKIKELQARIEELEEAIEVERVARAKVEKQRSELSRELEEISERLEEAGGATSTQIEMNKKREVEFQKLRRDLEEATLHHEATTAALRKKHADSMAELGEQIDNLQRVKQKMEKEKSEFKMEVDDLSGNVEYTVKSKIHFEKLCHSLEDQLSDYRTKHDENTRLIADVNAQRARLQNENGEFSRLLEEKEAILSQMSRAKLAFSQQIEELKRQVEEETKAKNALAHALQSARHDCDLLREQFEEEQEAKSDLQRGMSKANGEVAQWRTKYETDAIQRNDELEEAKKKLAQRLQETEEANEAVNAKCSSLEKTKQRLQGEVEDLMTDVERANAQAASLDKKQRTFDKILSEWKQKYEESQAELEGSQKESRSLSTELFKMKNSFEEALEHLEVFKRENKNLQQEICDLTEQLGENGKAIHELEKTKKQTETEKTEIQTALEEAEASLEHEESKILRVQLELAQVKGEVDRRLSEKDEELEQMKRNNQRVVETMQSALDSETRCKNDALRIRKKMETDLNEMEIQLSHSNRQAAEAQKQLRNIQAHLKEQTIHLDEALRSQEELKEQVAMAERRCSLLQAEVEELRAALEQSERSRKVAEQELTEASERVALLHAQNTSLLNAKRKLDADVSQLQGEMDDAVQEARNAEEKAKKAITDAAMMAEELKKEQDTSSHLERMKKNLEVSVKDLQHRLDEAESLALKGGKKQLQKLETRVRDLEGELESEQKRSCESVKGIRKYERRVKELTYRTEEDKKTVLRLQDLVDKLQLKVKAYKRQNEEAEEQANTHLAKLRKVQHELEEAQERADIAESQINKMRTKSREFGKAESE is encoded by the exons ATGAGTTCGGATGCTGAGATGAGAGTTTTTGGGGAGGCGGCCCCGTACCTGAGGAGACCGGAACGAGAGAGGATCGAATCGCAGAACCGACCGTTTGACGCCAAGAGCGCCGTGTTTGTGATGGATCCAAAGGAGCTGTTTCTGAAAGGAAGTCTGCAGAGCAAAGAGGGCGGCCAAGCCACCGTCAAAACCGATGCAGGGCAG GTCGTTACTGTGAAGGATGACGAAATCTTCCCCATGAACCCTCCAAAGTTTGATAAGATCGAGGACATGGCCATGATGACGCACCTGAACGAGGCCGCCGTGCTGTACAACCTCAAAGAGCGTTACGCAGCGTGGATGATCTAT ACGTACTCTGGTCTGTTCTGCGTCACTGTGAACCCGTATAAGTGGCTCCCGGTCTACAACCAGGAGGTGGTGGTGGCCTACAGGGGCAAAAAGCGCCAGGAGGCTCCTCCGCACATCTTCTCCATCTCTGACAACGCCTATCAGTTCATGCTCACCG ACCGAGAGAATCAGTCTGTCCTGATCAC tgGAGAATCCGGTGCAGGAAAGACTGTCAACACCAAGCGGGTCATCCAGTACTTTGCGACAATCGCAGGGTCCAGCgagaagaagaaagatgctGCTGCCGCCGGAAAACTACAG GGGAATCTGGAGGATCAGATCATCTCTGCAAACCCTCTGCTGGAGGCTTTTGGAAACGCCAAAACTGTCAGAAACGACAACTCGTCGCGTTTT ggtAAATTCATCAGAATCCACTTTGGAACGACAGGAAAACTGTCGTCTGCTGACATAGAAACTT ACTTGTTGGAAAAATCCCGAGTGACGTTtcagctgtctgcagagaggagtTATCACATCTTCTACCAGATCATGTCCAACAAGAAGCCCGAGCTGATCG AGACTCTCCTCATCACCACAAACCCGTATGATTACCCGTTTGTCAGTCAGGGGGAGATCAGCGTGGCGAGTATCGACGACAGCGACGAGCTGATGGCCACGGAC AGTGCTATCGACACCCTGGGCTTCACCGGAGAGGAGAGGATCGGCATCTACAAGCTGACAGGAGCTGTGATGCATTATGGGAACATGAAGTTCAAGcagaagcagagggaggagCAGGCGGAGCCAGACGGCACAGAGG TGGCTGATAAAGCAGCATACCTGATGGGCCTGAACTCTGCAGACCTGCTCAAAGCTCTGTGTTACCCTCGGGTGAAGGTCGGGAACGAGTACGTGACCAAAGGCCAGACTTTGCAGCAG GTCTACAACTCCATCGGTGCTTTGGCCAAATCGGTGTATGAGAAGATGTTCATGTGGATGGTCCTCCGCATTAATCAGATGCTGGACACCAAACAACCCCGACAGTTCTTCATCGGAGTCCTGGACATCGCCGGCTTTGAGATCTTTGAT TACAACAGTCTGGAACAGCTGTGCATCAATTTCACCAACGAGAAGCTGCAACAGTTTTTCAACCATCACATGTTTGTTCTGGAGCAAGAGGAGTACAAGAAGGAGGGCATCGAGTGGGAGTTCATCGACTTTGGGATGGACCTTGCCGCGTGCATCGAGCTCATCGAAAAG CCGATGGGGATCTTCTCCATCCTTGAAGAGGAGTGTATGTTCCCCAAGGCTTCAGACACCACCTTCAAGAACAAACTGTACGACCAACACCTGGGGAAATCCAACAACTTCCAGAAACCCAAACCCGTCAAAGGCAAAGCCGAGGCTCATTTCTCTCTGGTCCATTACGCCGGCACCGTGGACTACAGCATCACGGGCTGGTTAGACAAGAACAAGGACCCGCTGAACGAGACTGTGGTCCAGCTCTACCAGAAGGCCAGCCTCAAACTGCTGGCCTTCCTCTACATTTCCTACTCCTCAGTTGATG ATGCTGCAGGCGGAGGAGGTGCAAAGAAAGCTGCAAAGAAGAAGGGCTCGTCCTTCCAGACTGTGTCGGCCCTCTTCAGG GAGAATCTGGGGAAGTTAATGACGAACCTCCGCTGCACACATCCTCATTTTGTCCGCTGTTTGATCCCAAATGAGACTAAAACTCCAG GTATTATGGACCACCACCTGGTCATCCACCAGCTGAGGTGTAACGGCGTGCTGGAAGGAATCCGGATCTGCAGGAAAGGCTTCCCCAGCAGGATCCTGTACGGGGACTTCAAGCAGAG GTACAAAGTACTGAATGCGAGTGTGATCCCTGAGGGACAATTCATCGACAACAAAAAGGCTGCGGAGAAACTCCTGGGCTCCATCGATGTCGATCACACTCAGTATAAGTTTGGCCACACCAAG GTGTTCTTCAAAGCAGGACTCCTGGGTCTGCTGGAGGAGATGAGGGACGAGAGGCTGGCCTCTCTCATCACCATCACGCAGGCTCTGTGCCGAGGCTTCCTCAAGAGGAAGGAGTTACAGAATATGATGGAGAGGAG AGAGTCCATCTACATCGTCCAGTACAACATCCGCTCCTTCATGAATGTCAAACACTGGCCGTGGATGAAGCTCTACTTTAAGATCAAGCCGCTGCTGAGGAGTGCCGAGACCGAGAAGGAGATGGCCAACATGAAGGTGGAGTTCGCCAAATGTAAGGAGGATTTAGCCAAATCCGAGGCCAAGAGGAAGGAACTGGAGGCCAAAATGGTTTCTCTGCTTCAGGAGAAGAATGACCTGAGTCTGCACATTCAAAAT GAATGTGAGAGTCTGGCAGACGCAGTGGAGAGGTGTGAGGGTCTGATAAAGAACAAGATCTTGCTAGAGGCCAAAACCAAAGAACTGAGCGAGAGgctggaggacgaggaggaggtgAACGCCGAGCTGACCGCCAAGAAGAGGAAGCTGGAGGACGAGTGCTCCGAGCTGAAAAGGGACATCGACGACTTGGAGCTCACGTTGGCTAAAGTGGAGAAGGAAAAACATGCCACTGaaaacaag GTGAAGAATCTGACGGAGGAGATGTCCACTCTGGACGACACCATCACCAAGTTGTCTAAAGAGAAGCAGGCCCTGCAGGAGGCTCACCAGCAGACTCTGGACGACCTGCAGGCCGAGGAGGACAAAGTCAACTCTCTGAGCAAAGCTAAGATTAAACTGGAGCAACAGGTGGACGAT CTCGAGGGCGCTCTGGAACAAGAGAAAAAGATCCGGATGGACATCGAGAGAGGGAAACGAAAGCTCGAAGGAGATCTGAAACTCACGCAGGAGTCCATAATGGATCTGGAAAATGAcaaacagcagctggaggaaCGCCTTAAAAA GAAGGACTTTGAATTCAGCCAGCTCATCAGCAAACTAGAGGACGAGCAGAGTGTGACGGTGCAGTCTCAGAAGAAGATCAAGGAGCTTCAG GCTCGCATtgaagagctggaggaggcgATTGAGGTGGAGCGAGTCGCCCGGGCGAAGGTGGAGAAGCAGCGGTCTGAACTCTCCCGTGAGCTGGAGGAGATCAGCGAGCGTCTAGAGGAGGCCGGAGGAGCGACCTCCACGCAGATCGAGATGAACAAGAAGCGAGAGGTCGAGTTTCAGAAACTGAGACGAGACCTGGAGGAGGCAACGCTCCACCATGAGGCCACGACCGCCGCTCTGCGGAAGAAACACGCCGACAGCATGGCCGAACTCGGCGAGCAGATCGACAACCTGCAGCGCGTCAAACAGAagatggagaaggagaagagcgAGTTCAAGATGGAGGTCGACGATCTGTCCGGAAACGTGGAGTACACGGTCAAGTCAAAG ATTCATTTTGAGAAACTGTGTCACTCTCTGGAAGATCAGCTGAGTGATTACAGGACGAAACACGATGAGAACACTCGTCTGATCGCTGACGTCAACGCTCAGCGGGCCAGACTTCAGAATGAAAACG GAGAGTTTTCTCGTCTTCTCGAGGAGAAGGAAGCAATCCTCTCTCAGATGTCGAGGGCCAAGTTGGCGTTCAGTCAGCAGATCGAGGAGCTGAAGCGGCAGGTGGAAGAAGAGACAAAG GCGAAGAACGCCCTGGCCCACGCCCTGCAGTCCGCCCGCCATGACTGCGACCTGCTGAGGGAGCAGtttgaggaggagcaggaggccaAGTCTGATCTGCAGAGAGGGATGTCCAAAGCTAACGGCGAGGTGGCCCAGTGGAGAACCAAATACGAGACGGACGCCATCCAACGCAACGATGAACTGGAGGAGGCCAA gaaaaaactTGCACAGCGTCTGCAGGAGACGGAGGAGGCCAACGAGGCCGTGAACGCCAAGTGTTCGTCTCTGGAGAAGACGAAGCAGCGCCTGCAAGGCGAGGTGGAGGACCTCATGACGGACGTGGAGAGAGCAAACGCTCAGGCCGCCAGTCTGGATAAAAAACAGAGGACCTTTGATAAG ATTCTGTCCGAGTGGAAGCAGAAGTACGAGGAGAGTCAGGCGGAGCTGGAAGGATCTCAGAAAGAGTCTCGCTCCCTCAGCACCGAGCTCTTCAAAATGAAGAACTCCTTCGAGGAAGCTCTGGAGCACCTCGAGGTCTTCAAACGAGAGAACAAAAACCTGCAGC AGGAAATCTGTGATCTGACTGAGCAGCTCGGAGAGAACGGCAAAGCCATCCACGAGCTGGAGAAAACCAAGAAGCAAACCGAGACGGAGAAGACGGAGATTCAAACGGCTCTGGAAGAAGCTGAG GCTTCTCTGGAGCACGAGGAGTCTAAGATCCTGCGTGTGCAGCTGGAGCTGGCTCAGGTGAAAGGAGAGGTGGATCGCCGGCTGTCTGAGAAAGACGAGGAGCTCGAGCAGATGAAACGAAACAACCAGCGCGTCGTGGAAACCATGCAGTCGGCTTTAGACTCCGAGACTCGCTGCAAGAACGATGCCTTGAGGATCAGGAAGAAGATGGAGACCGACCTGAACGAGATGGAGATCCAGCTGAGCCACTCCAACCGGCAGGCTGCGGAGGCTCAGAAGCAGCTGAGGAACATTCAGGCTCACCTCAAA gaacaAACCATTCACCTGGACGAGGCTCTGCGCAGtcaggaggagctgaaggagcAGGTGGCCATGGCGGAGAGGAGGTGCAGCCTGCTGCAGGCGGAGGTGGAGGAGCTGCGAGCGGCTCTGGAGCAGTCGGAGAGAAGCCGTAAAGTAGCTGAACAGGAGCTGACTGAAGCCTCTGAGAGAGTCGCTCTGCTGCACGCTCAG AACACGAGTCTCCTGAACGCTAAGAGGAAGCTGGATGCAGACGTGAGCCAGCTGCAGGGAGAGATGGACGACGCCGTCCAGGAGGCTCGAAACGCAGAGGAGAAGGCCAAGAAGGCCATCACTGAC GCGGCCATGATggcagaggagctgaagaaggagcAGGACACCAGCAGCCACctggagaggatgaagaaaaaCCTGGAGGTGTCTGTGAAGGACCTGCAGCACCGGCTGGATGAAGCTGAGAGCCTGGCTCTGAAGGGGGGCAAGAAGCAGCTCCAGAAGCTGGAGACTCGG GTGCGTGACCTGGAGGGGGAGCTGGAGAGCGAGCAGAAAAGATCTTGTGAGTCGGTGAAGGGGATCCGTAAATACGAGAGGAGAGTGAAGGAGCTGACGTACCGGACCGAGGAGGACAAGAAGACGGTTCTGAGGCTGCAGGATTTAgtggacaaactgcagctcaaaGTGAAGGCCTACAAACGACAGAACGAGGAAGCT GAGGAGCAGGCTAACACCCACCTCGCTAAGCTGAGGAAGGTGCAGCACGAGCTGGAGGAAGCTCAGGAGAGAGCAGACATTGCTGAGTCTCAGATCAACAAAATGAGAACAAAGAGCCGAGAGTTTGGAAAG GCGGAATCTGAATGA
- the rsph1 gene encoding radial spoke head 1 homolog isoform X2 produces the protein MSYIGSDDFDDEQNKLGEYEGDRNEAGERHGFGKAVLPNGDVYQGHYETGQRHGEGTYRFKNGARYVGDYLQNMKHGQGTFYYPDGSKYEGSWVEDLRQGHGLYTYPNRDTYDGEWLQHVRHGHGIYHHHDTGAEYKGSWVNGKMESAGEYIHTHHRYKGSFVNNYPCGPGRYVFDIGCEQHGEFQQTEQPATVEENGKDMKSQRSPYMASREGTHMLGSAGGAEEDRAEGEWGELSSNTTLKWIPKCITGLTPWTPGRDSTGGLQ, from the exons ATGTCTTATATCGGATCTGATGACTTTGATGATGAACAAAATAAACTCGGG gaATATGAAGGAGACAGAAATGAAGCAGGGGAGAGACACGGATTCGGTAAAGCAGTTCTACCTAACGGAGACGTTTATCAGGGACATTATGAGACCGGGCAGAGACACGGAGAG GGAACATATCGCTTTAAGAATGGGGCGAGATATGTGGGAGATTATCTTCAGAACATGAAACATGGACAGGGAACTTTCTACTACCCAGACGGATCCAAATATGAAG gCTCCTGGGTGGAGGACCTGAGACAAGGTCACGGTCTCTATACTTACCCGAACAGAGACACGTATGATGGAGAGTGGCTGCAGCATGTGAG GCACGGTCACGGCATTTACCACCATCATGACACTGGCGCAGAGTACAAAGGATCATGGGTAAATGGCAAGATGGAGTCAGCTGGAGAGTACATCCACACCCACCACCGATACAAGggcagctttgtcaacaactaC CCGTGCGGTCCGGGCAGGTACGTGTTTGACATCGGGTGTGAGCAGCACGGAGAATTCCAACAAACAGAGCAG CCGGCGACTGTTGAGGAGAACGGTAAAGATATGAAGTCACAGAGGTCGCCCTACATGGCCTCCAGGGAGGGGACTCACATGTTAGggtctgcaggaggagcagaggag GACCGAGCTGAGGGCGAGTGGGGCGAGTTGTCCTCCAACACCACCCTCAAGTGGATCCCAAAGTGTATCACCGGCCTGACACCATGGACTCCAGGGAGAGACTCTACAGGTGGACTTCAATAA
- the rsph1 gene encoding radial spoke head 1 homolog isoform X1: MSYIGSDDFDDEQNKLGEYEGDRNEAGERHGFGKAVLPNGDVYQGHYETGQRHGEGTYRFKNGARYVGDYLQNMKHGQGTFYYPDGSKYEGSWVEDLRQGHGLYTYPNRDTYDGEWLQHVRHGHGIYHHHDTGAEYKGSWVNGKMESAGEYIHTHHRYKGSFVNNYPCGPGRYVFDIGCEQHGEFQQTEQPATVEENGKDMKSQRSPYMASREGTHMLGSAGGAEEDRAEGEWGELSSNTTLKWIPKCITGLTPWTPGRDSTAGEKETASAEEGAENSP; this comes from the exons ATGTCTTATATCGGATCTGATGACTTTGATGATGAACAAAATAAACTCGGG gaATATGAAGGAGACAGAAATGAAGCAGGGGAGAGACACGGATTCGGTAAAGCAGTTCTACCTAACGGAGACGTTTATCAGGGACATTATGAGACCGGGCAGAGACACGGAGAG GGAACATATCGCTTTAAGAATGGGGCGAGATATGTGGGAGATTATCTTCAGAACATGAAACATGGACAGGGAACTTTCTACTACCCAGACGGATCCAAATATGAAG gCTCCTGGGTGGAGGACCTGAGACAAGGTCACGGTCTCTATACTTACCCGAACAGAGACACGTATGATGGAGAGTGGCTGCAGCATGTGAG GCACGGTCACGGCATTTACCACCATCATGACACTGGCGCAGAGTACAAAGGATCATGGGTAAATGGCAAGATGGAGTCAGCTGGAGAGTACATCCACACCCACCACCGATACAAGggcagctttgtcaacaactaC CCGTGCGGTCCGGGCAGGTACGTGTTTGACATCGGGTGTGAGCAGCACGGAGAATTCCAACAAACAGAGCAG CCGGCGACTGTTGAGGAGAACGGTAAAGATATGAAGTCACAGAGGTCGCCCTACATGGCCTCCAGGGAGGGGACTCACATGTTAGggtctgcaggaggagcagaggag GACCGAGCTGAGGGCGAGTGGGGCGAGTTGTCCTCCAACACCACCCTCAAGTGGATCCCAAAGTGTATCACCGGCCTGACACCATGGACTCCAGGGAGAGACTCTACAG cTGGAGAAAAGGAAACAGCTTCAGCAGAGGAGGGAGCAGAGAACTCACCATGA
- the rsph1 gene encoding radial spoke head 1 homolog isoform X3 codes for MSYIGSDDFDDEQNKLGEYEGDRNEAGERHGFGKAVLPNGDVYQGHYETGQRHGEGTYRFKNGARYVGDYLQNMKHGQGTFYYPDGSKYEGSWVEDLRQGHGLYTYPNRDTYDGEWLQHVRHGHGIYHHHDTGAEYKGSWVNGKMESAGEYIHTHHRYKGSFVNNYPCGPGRYVFDIGCEQHGEFQQTEQDRAEGEWGELSSNTTLKWIPKCITGLTPWTPGRDSTAGEKETASAEEGAENSP; via the exons ATGTCTTATATCGGATCTGATGACTTTGATGATGAACAAAATAAACTCGGG gaATATGAAGGAGACAGAAATGAAGCAGGGGAGAGACACGGATTCGGTAAAGCAGTTCTACCTAACGGAGACGTTTATCAGGGACATTATGAGACCGGGCAGAGACACGGAGAG GGAACATATCGCTTTAAGAATGGGGCGAGATATGTGGGAGATTATCTTCAGAACATGAAACATGGACAGGGAACTTTCTACTACCCAGACGGATCCAAATATGAAG gCTCCTGGGTGGAGGACCTGAGACAAGGTCACGGTCTCTATACTTACCCGAACAGAGACACGTATGATGGAGAGTGGCTGCAGCATGTGAG GCACGGTCACGGCATTTACCACCATCATGACACTGGCGCAGAGTACAAAGGATCATGGGTAAATGGCAAGATGGAGTCAGCTGGAGAGTACATCCACACCCACCACCGATACAAGggcagctttgtcaacaactaC CCGTGCGGTCCGGGCAGGTACGTGTTTGACATCGGGTGTGAGCAGCACGGAGAATTCCAACAAACAGAGCAG GACCGAGCTGAGGGCGAGTGGGGCGAGTTGTCCTCCAACACCACCCTCAAGTGGATCCCAAAGTGTATCACCGGCCTGACACCATGGACTCCAGGGAGAGACTCTACAG cTGGAGAAAAGGAAACAGCTTCAGCAGAGGAGGGAGCAGAGAACTCACCATGA
- the LOC136177308 gene encoding uncharacterized protein, which translates to MVELAWSSAMRLGVDQLEREIREEINKEKRLSALLKRKVTLEGLQMFLSVIRSKAEQDVRVCLLQLSNQLLLSSVSSDTGTRFKLALITKLQRATEPLVPQVVQTALSLLLKDPDPRVEDSTTQNQGEIRDSDLRLKTEASSAVIGRQLADAAASCFCLKTSFSKAGLLRVCTAVSRDIVRAVFKRFTERSRSFHLLDFDQSFFTARESVLAIVHDMMDDRLQRDALSWEMHQVCTQKELKVKKKNL; encoded by the exons ATGGTTGAACtg GCGTGGAGCTCAGCGATGCGTCTCGGTGTGGatcagctggagagagagatcAGGGAGGAGATCAATAAAGAGAAACGTCTGTCAGCGCTGCTCAAGAGAAAG GTGACGCTGGAGGGCcttcaaatgtttctgtcagTGATCCGCTCTAAAGCCGAGCAGGATGTCCGAGTCTGTCTCCTCCAGCTGTCCAACcagctgctcctctcctccgtcAGCTCCGACACGGGGACGCGTTTCAAACTGGCGCTGATCACGAAGCTCCAGAGGGCGACAGAACCTTTAGTCCCTCAGGTGGTTCAGACCGCCCTGAGCCTCCTCCTGAAAGATCCAGACCCTCGGGTGGAGGACAGCACCACCCAGAATCAGGGCGAGATCAGGGACTCTGATCTGAGACTCAAGACTGAAGCTTCCAGCGCTGTGATTGGCCGACAACTGGCTGATgcagcagcttcctgtttctgtctgaAAACAAGTTTCAGTAAAGCTGGTCTGCTGCGTGTGTGCACGGCGGTGAGCAGAGACATCGTCCGAGCTGTCTTTAAAAGATTCACTGAGCGCTCCAGAAGCTTCCACCTGCTCGACTTTGATCAAAGTTTCTTCACCGCGAGAGAGAGCGTCCTCGCCATTGTCCACGACATGATGGACGACAGACTGCAGCGTGACGCACTGAGCTGGGAAATGCATCAAGTTTGTACTCAGAAGGAgctaaaggttaaaaaaaaaaatctgtga